One Dysosmobacter welbionis DNA segment encodes these proteins:
- a CDS encoding ABC transporter permease, whose amino-acid sequence MLRYILKRLLQGVFVLIGVSIVIFCLSRIIPGDPARLALGQHATQEAVDNLSKQMYLDKPLPVQYILWFRDVLHGDFGISLSTRRSVTEDMKQLLPATFELIFWSALFMVGGSLILGRAAARHRDGILDSIIRVFSYIGIAVPSFVVAIVLLVIFGNLWQVIPTLGRLSTGVAPPDTITGFYVLDALVQGQFSTAWDAFLHLLLPAFALSLGGMFQDARLMRSALTDNMGKEYMCVSRSYGLPEKVLMNRYLFKPSSTSVITVMGMDIASMVGNAFMVEQVFNWPGFSKYGANAMITKDLNSVCAVVLVIGATFLVVNLIVDVINAMVDPRIRLGGDL is encoded by the coding sequence GTGCTTCGCTATATACTGAAAAGACTCTTGCAGGGAGTATTTGTTCTGATAGGAGTTTCAATTGTCATTTTCTGTCTTTCCCGCATTATTCCGGGAGATCCGGCACGGTTGGCTTTGGGGCAGCACGCGACCCAGGAGGCAGTCGATAACCTGTCAAAACAGATGTATTTAGATAAGCCACTGCCGGTGCAGTATATCCTGTGGTTTCGGGATGTGCTTCATGGCGATTTCGGTATTTCCCTGTCCACCCGCCGCTCTGTTACAGAGGACATGAAGCAGCTGCTTCCGGCGACCTTTGAACTGATTTTCTGGTCCGCCCTGTTCATGGTGGGCGGTTCCCTGATTTTGGGACGGGCGGCGGCCCGGCACCGAGATGGCATTCTGGACAGTATCATCCGTGTGTTCTCCTATATCGGAATCGCGGTGCCGTCCTTCGTGGTGGCAATTGTGCTGCTGGTCATATTCGGAAATCTATGGCAGGTAATCCCAACGCTTGGGCGATTGAGTACCGGGGTGGCACCGCCGGACACCATCACGGGCTTCTATGTGCTGGATGCCCTGGTGCAGGGACAATTTTCCACGGCGTGGGACGCGTTCCTCCATTTGCTGTTGCCCGCGTTTGCCCTTTCTCTGGGCGGTATGTTCCAGGATGCACGGCTGATGCGTTCCGCGCTGACGGACAATATGGGAAAGGAGTACATGTGCGTTTCCCGCAGTTATGGCCTGCCGGAAAAAGTCCTGATGAATCGATATCTGTTCAAGCCCTCCAGCACGTCAGTGATCACAGTTATGGGCATGGACATTGCATCTATGGTGGGCAACGCATTCATGGTGGAACAGGTATTCAACTGGCCGGGATTTTCCAAATACGGGGCAAACGCGATGATTACCAAGGACTTGAACTCTGTCTGTGCAGTGGTGCTTGTAATCGGAGCGACGTTCTTGGTGGTCAATCTGATCGTGGACGTGATCAATGCTATGGTGGACCCGAGGATCCGACTGGGAGGTGACCTGTAA
- a CDS encoding aspartate/glutamate racemase family protein, producing the protein MRKIRILNIVPDIYTEGIAVSVKDRQALAAALKEETGGLVELESRIVEGGSESIECFYDSALAAPYILKLVQQGEKDGFDAIVLDCFLDPALSECRELVRIPVMGACQSSCSLAARMAGRFSVIGILDNADRCIRENIRCYCFERQLASIPVIHMPVVELHNSEEALVDKAAAAANQAVRQDGARAVIFGCTCMSTAVDGVKRKLQEHGIDIPVIEPFRAALYDALSCALMGVSQSKYAYWPVEEKTRKVDWELT; encoded by the coding sequence ATGAGAAAGATCAGAATCCTCAACATTGTTCCGGACATTTATACAGAGGGGATCGCAGTCTCTGTAAAGGACCGTCAGGCGCTGGCCGCCGCGCTGAAGGAGGAAACCGGGGGACTGGTGGAGCTTGAGAGCAGGATCGTTGAGGGTGGAAGTGAGTCTATTGAATGCTTTTACGATTCGGCTCTGGCTGCGCCTTACATATTAAAGCTGGTGCAGCAGGGGGAAAAAGATGGCTTCGACGCCATTGTCCTGGATTGCTTTCTGGATCCCGCACTCTCTGAATGCCGGGAATTGGTCCGAATTCCGGTGATGGGGGCATGCCAGTCCAGCTGTTCACTGGCCGCCAGAATGGCCGGGCGCTTTTCTGTGATCGGGATTCTGGATAATGCCGACCGCTGTATTCGTGAAAATATCCGGTGTTATTGCTTTGAACGGCAGTTGGCATCCATTCCGGTCATTCACATGCCAGTGGTGGAACTTCACAACAGTGAGGAGGCTCTCGTGGACAAGGCTGCGGCGGCTGCCAACCAAGCGGTACGGCAGGATGGCGCCCGGGCGGTGATTTTTGGCTGTACCTGCATGAGCACGGCGGTGGATGGCGTGAAGAGAAAACTGCAGGAACACGGGATCGATATTCCGGTCATTGAGCCATTCAGAGCGGCTCTTTACGACGCACTTTCTTGTGCGTTGATGGGCGTTTCCCAGAGCAAATACGCCTATTGGCCGGTGGAAGAAAAGACACGAAAAGTCGATTGGGAACTGACGTGA
- a CDS encoding MOFRL family protein: MASIAKAHSHCGNSLAFLADGETVVQLTEHGSGGRNQELALAAAEGIAGLDNVLIFSVASDGTDGSTDAVGGIVDRFTWSRLEKAGLSIHQILANNSAYHALKQVDGLIRTGPIGTNVNDVLVLLIQQAERT, translated from the coding sequence TTGGCGTCTATTGCAAAGGCCCATTCCCATTGTGGAAATTCCCTGGCATTCCTCGCTGATGGAGAGACGGTCGTGCAACTCACTGAACACGGTTCTGGCGGGAGAAATCAGGAGCTGGCATTGGCCGCTGCAGAAGGAATTGCAGGACTGGACAATGTCTTAATTTTTTCCGTTGCTTCTGATGGAACCGATGGGTCCACTGATGCGGTCGGCGGAATTGTAGATAGGTTCACGTGGAGCCGACTGGAAAAGGCTGGCCTCTCCATTCACCAGATACTAGCTAATAACAGCGCCTATCATGCTTTGAAACAAGTAGATGGGTTGATTCGAACGGGTCCCATAGGGACCAATGTAAATGATGTTTTGGTGCTCCTGATTCAACAAGCTGAAAGGACATGA
- a CDS encoding nitroreductase family protein, with protein sequence MEFKEDIQKRRTTFQFTGTPVTAEQIKWIIRAGITAPSFDHKRKWNLIAVTSEMAKRKVTDYIDPLPCKDTPPENPVQEMIQIAFPKQKSMCGSWMCPSAAV encoded by the coding sequence ATGGAATTTAAAGAAGATATTCAAAAGAGACGCACAACATTTCAGTTTACTGGTACACCGGTAACAGCGGAACAGATTAAGTGGATTATTCGGGCCGGAATCACGGCTCCCTCTTTTGACCACAAACGCAAGTGGAATCTTATTGCGGTCACGTCGGAGATGGCAAAGCGAAAAGTCACCGACTACATTGACCCTCTGCCCTGTAAGGACACTCCTCCTGAAAATCCAGTGCAGGAGATGATTCAGATCGCTTTCCCCAAGCAAAAAAGTATGTGCGGAAGCTGGATGTGTCCTTCTGCCGCTGTATAA
- a CDS encoding sodium:solute symporter family transporter — protein sequence MTSQMWMILITVVYVCAMMLLSWIIGKKTTKDETEFMVGGREFTAFMTAIGNGSILISGGYLPSIIMYGYMFGMGGMWFYLGWGTGALVAWLCWAGFWRTSGALTPTEWFEYRYGKGGRMAITIVILFASLAILGWQYVGCGETIGGALGIDPKIAMLLVGVVVTAYVVFGGIWAATATDVIQFSWVFIIQFIILPTFLIAKYGLPDAVALPDAFLSLPFGTLPVIKFVAPSVITFLMMHQSLLNQSPYWARAAGTRSLKNCKRGWMWTVIIAYFTGVVGAFIGCYARQLLPGLTDSSQAFGALMNILPIPLAACIMAGLMAATMSTCDIYLVSGVNQLVRDVAQYFLKIRDTKKLLQWAKWGTIIYGMASVFFAIFWSGGLSYLFAFGTGVGAPLFVYYLDSWLLRVGNQKGAIASVAVSMAIVLYWDILTTNSQQMNSLWLIFPASFLTLVIVSFLTKKDTVVPVDEKTGPNEAQMEILKTIKRGYSNAGAIITSMTRFCNEHQLQAGHIHNALDSLEKSGYVKRKGQRLIAQLYFSLTEKGDAAACANMSETELKTIAVYGVDSQAIQFMHWIEKDDATMSEISGKHSIYMMELSAISEHLSDLGLVRVFGQGRLKAGLTDAGRQLLRKTAAQHS from the coding sequence ATGACTTCACAAATGTGGATGATCCTAATTACTGTGGTCTACGTATGCGCAATGATGCTACTGAGCTGGATCATCGGAAAAAAGACCACCAAGGATGAGACGGAATTCATGGTTGGCGGCCGGGAGTTTACGGCCTTCATGACAGCCATCGGCAACGGTTCCATTCTGATCTCTGGCGGTTATCTGCCCTCCATTATCATGTACGGCTATATGTTCGGTATGGGCGGCATGTGGTTCTACTTGGGCTGGGGCACAGGAGCTCTGGTGGCTTGGCTGTGCTGGGCCGGCTTCTGGCGGACATCCGGCGCCCTGACGCCCACCGAGTGGTTTGAATACCGCTACGGAAAGGGCGGCCGCATGGCCATCACCATTGTAATCCTTTTTGCCTCCCTAGCCATTCTGGGCTGGCAGTATGTGGGATGCGGCGAGACCATCGGCGGTGCGCTGGGCATTGACCCCAAAATCGCGATGCTGTTGGTAGGTGTGGTGGTCACGGCCTACGTGGTATTCGGCGGCATCTGGGCGGCTACCGCCACAGATGTGATTCAGTTCTCCTGGGTATTCATTATCCAGTTCATCATCCTGCCGACCTTTTTGATCGCGAAGTACGGGTTGCCTGATGCAGTGGCGCTACCAGATGCTTTCCTCTCCCTTCCTTTCGGTACGCTCCCTGTCATCAAATTTGTGGCACCGTCTGTCATCACCTTCCTGATGATGCACCAGTCTCTGCTGAACCAGTCTCCGTATTGGGCCCGGGCGGCGGGTACTCGCAGTCTAAAGAACTGCAAGCGCGGCTGGATGTGGACTGTGATCATCGCCTACTTTACCGGTGTTGTCGGAGCTTTTATCGGCTGCTATGCCCGGCAGCTTCTGCCGGGACTGACGGATTCCAGTCAGGCGTTCGGAGCCTTGATGAATATTTTGCCGATTCCTTTGGCGGCCTGTATTATGGCCGGCCTGATGGCGGCCACCATGTCCACCTGCGACATCTACCTGGTATCTGGCGTGAATCAGCTAGTCCGTGATGTGGCGCAGTATTTCCTGAAAATTCGTGATACCAAAAAGCTCCTGCAGTGGGCGAAGTGGGGCACCATCATCTATGGAATGGCCTCGGTATTCTTCGCCATCTTCTGGAGCGGCGGGCTGAGCTATCTCTTCGCTTTCGGCACAGGAGTGGGTGCCCCATTGTTTGTCTACTATCTGGACTCCTGGCTATTGCGGGTAGGCAACCAGAAGGGAGCGATTGCCTCTGTTGCCGTGTCTATGGCCATTGTACTGTACTGGGATATCCTAACCACCAACTCCCAGCAGATGAACAGCCTCTGGCTGATTTTCCCGGCCTCTTTCCTCACGCTGGTGATTGTAAGCTTTCTGACCAAGAAGGATACCGTTGTTCCTGTGGATGAAAAGACGGGACCCAATGAAGCCCAGATGGAGATTCTGAAAACCATCAAGCGTGGATATTCAAATGCCGGCGCTATTATCACCAGTATGACGCGCTTCTGCAATGAGCATCAGCTACAGGCTGGCCATATCCACAATGCGCTGGATTCTCTGGAGAAGAGCGGCTATGTCAAGCGAAAGGGACAGCGGCTGATTGCCCAGCTATATTTTTCCCTGACGGAAAAAGGCGATGCCGCGGCCTGTGCCAATATGAGTGAAACAGAGTTGAAGACCATTGCCGTATATGGAGTGGACAGTCAGGCAATCCAGTTCATGCATTGGATCGAAAAGGACGATGCCACGATGAGCGAGATCTCTGGAAAGCATTCCATCTACATGATGGAACTGAGTGCCATTTCTGAACATCTCTCCGATCTGGGACTGGTGAGAGTCTTCGGCCAAGGACGATTGAAAGCCGGACTGACGGATGCTGGGCGGCAACTGTTGCGGAAGACTGCCGCACAGCATTCATAA
- a CDS encoding N-acyl homoserine lactonase family protein, translating into MANNNWKITCLHYGTLSCYKSLFDGGLDQTRYPFVYSGYLLQKDGRNILVDTGVHQDNIVDGKAWADSPAEGGNQFVLDALKGEGLTPDDIEIVMYTHLHNDHAGGMLLFPNSQHLFQRDEYYNMLHPLPTQKIRRDYDPRTPGDLAQIKNVRMIDGDFDMGNGIRLFKVPGHSLGGMAIQVQTAEGKYVITGDMPHIAQSLFPQMDKMEVIGGEIVDITPAPENWGPFILNSVIYDHYACYDSFNKIMMLAEREEPKWFLTGHDMWCVNKKYFG; encoded by the coding sequence ATGGCGAACAACAACTGGAAAATCACCTGCCTGCACTATGGTACGCTGTCCTGCTATAAGTCCTTATTTGATGGTGGGCTTGACCAAACGAGATATCCCTTTGTCTATAGTGGGTATCTCCTGCAAAAGGATGGTAGAAATATTCTTGTGGATACTGGTGTTCATCAGGACAACATTGTCGATGGCAAAGCTTGGGCGGACAGTCCGGCGGAGGGCGGCAATCAATTTGTTTTGGATGCGCTGAAAGGAGAAGGTCTGACACCCGACGATATTGAGATTGTCATGTATACCCACCTCCACAACGATCATGCAGGCGGCATGCTGCTGTTTCCCAATTCACAGCACCTGTTTCAGAGGGATGAGTATTACAATATGCTTCACCCCCTGCCCACACAGAAGATTCGAAGAGATTATGACCCGCGCACGCCAGGCGACCTTGCACAGATCAAGAATGTACGCATGATTGATGGCGATTTTGACATGGGAAACGGAATCCGCCTGTTCAAGGTTCCCGGTCACTCCCTAGGCGGTATGGCCATTCAGGTCCAGACTGCAGAGGGCAAGTATGTGATTACCGGCGATATGCCCCATATTGCCCAGTCTCTCTTCCCGCAGATGGATAAGATGGAGGTCATTGGCGGCGAAATTGTGGATATCACACCTGCACCTGAGAACTGGGGACCCTTTATCCTCAACAGCGTTATCTATGACCACTATGCCTGCTATGACAGCTTCAACAAGATTATGATGCTGGCGGAGCGGGAAGAGCCTAAGTGGTTCCTCACTGGACACGACATGTGGTGCGTCAACAAGAAATACTTTGGATAA